The Prevotella melaninogenica genome window below encodes:
- a CDS encoding WbqC family protein, which yields MAYSDNNNIFSSNNSNISNLTSSPSEGLGEVLLSSAYFAPIQWYQKLNRYDSCLIEQHDNFVKQTYRNRCVIASANGPQTLSIPVEKFESLKCPMKDVRISDHDNWRHQHWNALLSSYGESPFFEYYEDDIRPFFERKWTYLYDFNWEITLKMCELIDIMPCMRRTDAYLMDIPDGTLDFREIIRPKRPGVDTDFVPRRYYQVYQQKFGFLPNLSILDLLFNEGNESVLYL from the coding sequence ATGGCATATTCTGACAATAACAACATCTTCAGTTCTAATAATAGCAACATCAGTAACTTAACATCCTCTCCTTCTGAGGGACTTGGTGAGGTCTTGCTCTCCTCTGCTTACTTTGCGCCCATTCAATGGTATCAGAAACTGAATCGCTATGACAGCTGTCTGATAGAGCAACACGATAACTTTGTTAAGCAGACCTATCGTAATCGTTGTGTAATCGCTTCTGCAAATGGTCCACAAACCCTCTCTATTCCTGTAGAGAAGTTTGAGAGTCTGAAGTGTCCGATGAAGGATGTGCGTATCAGCGACCACGATAACTGGCGTCACCAGCACTGGAACGCATTGCTGTCGTCTTATGGTGAGAGTCCGTTCTTTGAATATTATGAAGACGATATACGCCCATTCTTCGAGCGAAAATGGACGTATCTCTATGATTTCAACTGGGAGATAACGCTGAAAATGTGCGAACTCATCGACATTATGCCTTGTATGCGTCGCACAGATGCCTATCTGATGGATATTCCCGATGGAACCCTTGATTTCAGAGAGATAATCCGTCCGAAACGACCGGGCGTTGATACCGACTTTGTACCTCGTCGTTATTATCAAGTTTATCAACAGAAGTTTGGCTTCCTGCCTAACCTTAGTATTCTTGATTTGCTTTTCAACGAGGGTAATGAGAGTGTACTATACTTATAA
- a CDS encoding RagB/SusD family nutrient uptake outer membrane protein, whose product MKRLISNHIITLAIVAITFGFTSCIDSIEPSEVLTSDQVRKMPSSQEGLINGILSYMITFDSWGSGDPINDWGYPCQMHYRDVLGSDFPVYSSNYSYWTTVESGVNTRFKAYYTYRFYYDFIATCNNVTSVVDPATASPTSKNYLGIALAYRAMAYLDIARQFEFKKTGIASLDDKATKNGIWGLTVPIVTEKTTKEMQRHNPRAPFYKMYRFILTDLNHAEEYLANYTRPDKNLPNLSVVYGLKARLWMEMASRFDQSSADLNTAIAAEDSASIEYDKLGITTARECYEKARTYARKAASGYSPVTEAQWHSTQDGFNKENQAWMWKLGYTTREQISYIYYTFTSTMSSETTWGLAGAYGATRMIGSALYDKMPEGDWRHYSWIDPTAAGTHEGYEKYDSITIGTKKERLTLLDEEAWKQLPAYANIKFRPAKGNITDTQEGQFISLPLMRMEEMVFIDIEATAHLDGVAAGVTALKNFMNTYRYTDNSYQANNVTTMEDFIKELMVQKRIEFWGEGITYFDYKRLALQIRRKDNTNYEPSAQINSKEGYVCPWMNFFILEYETHNNVACKPNPDTSGSLTVTNQ is encoded by the coding sequence ATGAAACGCTTAATATCAAATCACATCATAACGTTGGCTATCGTTGCTATTACCTTTGGCTTTACTTCTTGTATCGATAGCATTGAACCGTCGGAAGTATTAACTTCTGACCAAGTAAGAAAGATGCCTTCTTCACAAGAAGGACTTATCAATGGTATCCTTTCTTATATGATAACCTTTGACTCTTGGGGTTCTGGTGACCCTATCAACGACTGGGGTTATCCTTGTCAGATGCACTATAGGGATGTCTTAGGAAGTGATTTCCCTGTTTATAGTAGTAACTATAGCTATTGGACGACAGTGGAAAGTGGTGTCAACACCCGTTTCAAGGCTTATTACACCTATCGTTTTTACTACGATTTCATTGCTACCTGTAACAACGTAACAAGTGTAGTAGATCCTGCCACAGCCTCACCAACCTCTAAAAACTACTTAGGTATAGCTCTGGCTTATCGTGCAATGGCTTATCTTGACATAGCTCGTCAGTTCGAATTCAAGAAGACTGGCATTGCAAGTTTGGATGATAAGGCGACAAAAAATGGGATATGGGGGCTCACTGTTCCTATCGTTACCGAAAAGACAACGAAAGAAATGCAACGCCACAATCCACGTGCTCCGTTCTATAAGATGTATCGCTTTATCCTTACTGACCTCAACCATGCCGAGGAGTATCTGGCTAATTATACACGTCCCGACAAGAACTTGCCTAACCTTAGTGTAGTCTATGGACTCAAGGCACGCCTTTGGATGGAAATGGCAAGTCGTTTTGATCAGAGTAGTGCAGACCTTAACACAGCCATAGCAGCAGAAGACTCTGCAAGCATTGAGTATGATAAGTTAGGTATAACCACAGCTCGTGAGTGCTATGAGAAGGCACGCACCTATGCTCGTAAGGCTGCCAGTGGTTACAGTCCTGTTACCGAAGCACAGTGGCATAGCACACAAGACGGCTTCAACAAGGAAAACCAAGCATGGATGTGGAAGTTAGGTTATACCACACGTGAGCAAATTAGCTATATCTACTATACCTTCACCAGCACCATGTCATCAGAGACTACTTGGGGACTTGCTGGCGCATACGGTGCTACTCGTATGATTGGTAGTGCGCTCTATGATAAGATGCCGGAAGGTGACTGGCGCCATTATTCATGGATTGATCCGACCGCTGCTGGTACACATGAGGGTTACGAGAAATATGATTCTATCACCATTGGCACTAAGAAGGAAAGGTTGACCCTCTTAGACGAGGAAGCTTGGAAGCAGCTACCAGCCTATGCTAACATCAAGTTCCGTCCTGCAAAGGGTAATATCACTGATACTCAAGAGGGACAATTCATCAGTCTTCCTTTGATGCGCATGGAAGAAATGGTATTTATCGACATTGAAGCTACAGCCCACCTTGATGGTGTTGCAGCAGGTGTCACGGCTCTGAAAAACTTTATGAACACTTATCGTTACACCGATAACTCTTATCAGGCAAATAATGTCACCACTATGGAGGACTTCATAAAAGAACTGATGGTACAGAAACGCATAGAGTTCTGGGGCGAGGGAATCACGTACTTCGACTATAAACGACTTGCGCTTCAGATTCGCAGAAAGGACAATACCAATTATGAACCATCTGCACAAATCAATTCTAAGGAAGGTTATGTATGCCCATGGATGAACTTCTTCATCCTTGAATACGAGACACATAACAATGTGGCTTGTAAACCAAACCCTGATACATCTGGAAGTTTGACGGTCACAAATCAGTAA
- a CDS encoding DUF7017 domain-containing protein, whose product MEIRDIFMLRKQGRTEEAYAAILPMYAVHKGHYTTIAMFWVGVDMMKLRYQQRQLEEAYKIFKSLLRLYPTMDDKDLKGQSALMRASLLVFDHHPGFSMLDFISQWGITRLTDEDWTMEQGNGHPIPSIGMRIVGKVFKEVESKPTVDMALKAAPILAEALKHSPYNMHNQRYKAMVYRIMGKKDKAINIYTHLIKNHRQSYLFYELSELIDDERYKIALLCKAISVQREEKFRQRMRFTLAGLLFRKDKARARYELDKCIAMRKQLGYSITWEMQNLAASLEEINPVSEADEKSFYREQEVVLKELVR is encoded by the coding sequence ATGGAGATAAGAGACATCTTTATGCTGCGCAAGCAGGGACGTACGGAGGAGGCATACGCTGCCATTCTACCGATGTATGCTGTACACAAGGGACACTACACGACCATAGCTATGTTCTGGGTAGGTGTAGACATGATGAAGCTTCGCTATCAACAACGTCAGTTAGAAGAGGCATATAAGATATTCAAGAGTTTGCTAAGACTCTATCCGACGATGGACGACAAGGACCTTAAGGGACAAAGCGCCTTAATGCGTGCCTCACTATTGGTCTTCGATCATCATCCAGGATTCTCTATGCTCGACTTCATCTCACAATGGGGTATCACCCGTCTGACAGATGAAGACTGGACAATGGAGCAAGGCAACGGTCATCCTATTCCCTCAATAGGAATGCGTATCGTAGGAAAAGTATTTAAGGAAGTGGAAAGTAAGCCTACTGTTGACATGGCTTTAAAGGCTGCACCGATATTAGCTGAAGCCCTAAAGCATAGTCCTTACAATATGCACAACCAACGTTACAAAGCGATGGTCTATCGAATTATGGGCAAAAAAGATAAGGCTATCAATATTTACACCCACCTTATCAAGAACCATCGACAGTCCTATCTTTTTTATGAACTGTCAGAACTCATTGATGACGAACGCTACAAGATTGCACTTCTCTGTAAAGCTATCTCCGTACAACGAGAGGAAAAGTTCCGCCAACGTATGCGTTTTACCCTTGCTGGCTTACTCTTCAGAAAGGACAAAGCCCGCGCCCGCTACGAATTAGATAAATGTATTGCCATGCGTAAGCAGTTAGGCTATTCCATTACATGGGAGATGCAGAACCTTGCTGCGAGTTTAGAGGAGATTAACCCTGTATCAGAAGCCGATGAAAAGAGCTTCTATAGAGAACAAGAAGTGGTATTAAAAGAACTTGTTAGGTAG
- the aspA gene encoding aspartate ammonia-lyase, which translates to MEEKKFRVESDLLGELQVPEEAYYGVQTQRAINNYHISRKRMCDYPDYVVAIAYVKLAAVETNRQLGEISDEVADAMAQACRELIDGKMHENFVTDMVQGGAGTSVNMNANEVIANRACEIMGHKKGEFQYCSPNDHANCGQSTNDVYPTTIRLTLILLNKKLVTSLSELIAAFRRKGEEFKHVIKMGRTQLQDAVPMTSGQEFNAFANTLEEEIANLNRNAALLHEINMGGTAIGTGLNAAPGFPKICAEKLSELTGMDFIAGADLVEATPDTGAYVSYSSALKRLAVKLSKICNDLRLLASGPRCGLNEINLPPMAPGSSIMPGKVNPVIPEVTNQTCFKVIGNDTTVMIAAEAGQLQLNVMEPIITECLIEDLTWLPNAMDTLREKCIDGITVNKDRCLEMVKHSIGIVTALNPYIGYKNSTKIAKEALATGGSVYDLVLEHKLLSKEKLDAILSPEHMLAPEARVK; encoded by the coding sequence ATGGAAGAAAAGAAATTTCGTGTAGAAAGCGACCTCTTAGGTGAGCTTCAAGTTCCAGAAGAGGCTTATTATGGTGTGCAGACACAGCGTGCCATCAACAACTATCACATTTCACGCAAGCGTATGTGTGATTATCCAGACTATGTTGTTGCGATTGCTTACGTCAAATTGGCTGCTGTAGAAACCAACCGTCAGCTCGGTGAAATCAGTGATGAAGTGGCTGATGCGATGGCACAAGCATGCCGTGAGCTTATTGATGGTAAGATGCACGAGAACTTTGTGACCGATATGGTACAAGGAGGTGCGGGCACATCTGTTAACATGAATGCCAATGAGGTGATTGCCAACCGTGCTTGTGAGATTATGGGTCACAAGAAAGGTGAGTTCCAGTACTGCTCTCCTAACGATCATGCTAACTGCGGTCAGTCAACGAATGATGTTTATCCAACTACCATTCGTCTGACACTTATCCTACTGAATAAGAAACTTGTGACTTCTTTGAGCGAACTCATTGCTGCTTTCCGTAGAAAGGGTGAGGAGTTTAAGCACGTTATTAAGATGGGTCGTACACAGCTTCAAGATGCTGTCCCTATGACAAGTGGTCAGGAGTTTAATGCCTTTGCCAATACATTGGAAGAAGAGATTGCCAACCTTAATCGTAACGCTGCACTCTTGCATGAAATCAATATGGGTGGTACTGCTATTGGAACGGGTCTGAATGCTGCTCCTGGCTTCCCAAAGATTTGTGCTGAAAAGCTAAGCGAATTGACTGGTATGGACTTCATTGCAGGTGCCGACCTTGTTGAGGCTACCCCTGATACCGGTGCTTACGTAAGCTATTCAAGTGCTTTGAAGCGTTTGGCTGTTAAGCTTTCTAAGATTTGTAACGACCTTCGTTTGTTGGCTTCTGGTCCTCGTTGCGGTCTGAACGAAATCAATCTCCCACCGATGGCACCGGGTTCAAGTATCATGCCGGGTAAGGTGAACCCTGTTATTCCAGAGGTAACCAACCAGACTTGTTTCAAAGTTATTGGTAATGATACAACCGTTATGATTGCTGCTGAGGCTGGACAGCTGCAGCTGAACGTGATGGAACCAATCATTACAGAGTGTCTTATTGAAGACCTTACTTGGTTGCCAAATGCTATGGACACGCTGCGTGAGAAGTGTATTGACGGTATCACGGTGAATAAGGACCGCTGTCTCGAGATGGTGAAACACTCTATCGGTATTGTTACAGCACTCAACCCATACATCGGATATAAGAATAGCACGAAGATTGCTAAGGAAGCTCTTGCAACAGGTGGCTCTGTTTATGACCTTGTACTTGAACATAAGTTGCTTTCTAAGGAGAAACTTGATGCTATCTTGTCACCAGAGCATATGCTTGCACCAGAGGCAAGAGTGAAGTAA
- a CDS encoding porin, which yields MKKTLLCSCLFAFSLGVQAQDNHGYGVDDCQFKSLAEEVAHLKKSNDMFNVYINYAASVQAVSDERHEWSAGFKNKHLRLEVKGNLTDKLYYRFCYRLNKSNVASSEDNFARSTDVMMMGYKFSDKLSVEAGKIFQPFGGFEVDENPVYIYEFSDLTGGLECYLGGAVVAYKPIPTQEIVVGVTNAHNDKFADVYGDNSIAIEGDGTHSRRLEKSRIPLGYSLAWNGSFLNDKILTRWSWGIESEARHKHSRMLIFGQKLNLERLQWYFDYMSQNDGVDRLGLASDELRGFFPSSGNDVWMSDIHYNSFITKLNWQFVPRWNLMFKGMYETASVTKIDRFKDFRKSYGYVGSVEYYPIKGQDLRIFLAYVGKKVTYKEGVGLDKYNTNRIELGFKYRIKAY from the coding sequence ATGAAGAAGACACTACTATGTAGCTGCCTATTTGCATTTTCTTTGGGTGTACAGGCGCAAGATAACCATGGGTATGGGGTAGACGACTGTCAGTTTAAGTCACTTGCAGAAGAGGTGGCACACTTAAAGAAAAGCAACGATATGTTTAATGTCTATATTAACTATGCTGCCAGTGTACAGGCTGTATCGGATGAAAGACATGAATGGAGTGCAGGCTTTAAGAATAAACACCTTCGTCTTGAAGTCAAGGGTAATCTAACAGATAAGCTCTACTACCGTTTTTGCTATCGTTTGAACAAGTCGAATGTGGCAAGTAGTGAGGATAACTTTGCGCGATCAACTGATGTTATGATGATGGGTTATAAGTTTTCTGATAAGCTTTCGGTTGAAGCAGGTAAGATCTTTCAGCCTTTTGGCGGTTTTGAAGTGGATGAAAATCCTGTCTATATCTATGAGTTCTCTGACTTAACGGGAGGGCTGGAGTGCTATTTAGGAGGCGCTGTAGTAGCTTATAAACCTATTCCTACTCAAGAGATTGTCGTCGGTGTGACGAATGCGCATAATGATAAGTTTGCTGATGTGTATGGTGATAATTCCATAGCAATCGAAGGTGATGGTACACATAGTAGGAGATTGGAGAAGTCGCGCATCCCACTTGGTTATAGTTTGGCTTGGAATGGTAGTTTCTTAAACGATAAAATCCTCACCCGATGGTCATGGGGAATAGAGTCTGAGGCACGGCATAAGCATAGTCGTATGCTCATTTTTGGACAGAAATTGAACTTAGAACGACTGCAATGGTACTTCGATTATATGTCGCAGAACGATGGCGTCGACCGCTTAGGCTTAGCATCAGACGAGCTGAGGGGCTTTTTCCCAAGTAGTGGAAATGATGTGTGGATGAGTGATATACATTATAATTCATTTATAACAAAGCTCAATTGGCAGTTTGTTCCACGTTGGAATCTGATGTTTAAGGGTATGTATGAGACGGCAAGTGTCACAAAGATTGACCGTTTTAAGGACTTCCGTAAGAGCTATGGCTATGTTGGCAGTGTGGAGTATTATCCTATTAAGGGGCAAGACCTGCGTATCTTCTTAGCCTATGTGGGTAAGAAAGTTACTTATAAGGAGGGTGTTGGCTTGGATAAGTATAATACTAATCGCATCGAGTTGGGCTTTAAGTACAGAATCAAAGCTTATTAA
- a CDS encoding DUF4294 domain-containing protein: protein MSKRLLFTLGTLLLLSTAATAQDHINPEDRVVDMDSPTFVPMVHIGKAKVGADSIQYVRTSKVYVFPPLEFKNKSQETAYYRLVYNIKKVLPIAKECNQIILETGAYLETIPTKKERDEHMKKVEKEIWNTYKPRMKKLTFTQGKLLIKLIDRECNSTSYELVQAFLGPVRAGFYQAFAWAFGSSLKKRYEPNGADRLVERIVLQVEAGQL from the coding sequence ATGAGTAAACGATTGCTTTTCACACTTGGAACGCTACTATTGCTTTCTACAGCTGCAACAGCGCAAGACCATATCAACCCCGAGGATCGTGTGGTAGATATGGACTCTCCGACGTTTGTGCCTATGGTTCACATCGGTAAGGCAAAGGTAGGCGCTGACAGCATTCAATATGTCAGAACGAGCAAGGTTTACGTCTTCCCACCACTTGAATTCAAGAATAAATCGCAGGAAACAGCCTACTATCGATTGGTTTATAACATCAAAAAGGTACTTCCAATCGCCAAGGAGTGTAACCAGATTATTCTGGAAACAGGTGCTTATCTTGAGACTATTCCTACTAAGAAAGAGCGTGACGAACACATGAAGAAGGTGGAGAAAGAAATCTGGAACACCTATAAGCCACGTATGAAGAAGCTAACATTCACCCAAGGTAAGTTGCTTATCAAGCTTATCGACCGAGAGTGTAATTCGACTTCCTACGAACTGGTACAGGCTTTCCTCGGTCCTGTGCGAGCAGGTTTCTATCAAGCCTTTGCCTGGGCTTTCGGTAGTAGTTTGAAGAAACGCTACGAGCCAAATGGAGCTGACAGACTTGTAGAGCGCATTGTCTTGCAGGTTGAGGCTGGACAGTTATAA
- a CDS encoding S26 family signal peptidase: MIDKEKVALNPKKQWAKFICVLVLYLLFLFWVKSWWGLLVVPFIYDVYITKKIRWKWWEDSEGPIRFVMGWVDALVFALVAVYFINLFFFQNYVIPSSSLEKSLLTGDYLFVSKVSYGPRIPETPLTMPLTQHTLPIINTKSYISWPHWDYRRVKGLGKVQLNDIVVFNFPAGDTIMSEPAYQGNDYYHDVYTLGTNFLAQQNPNINLSAMNTLQQRAFFDKAYATGRAYIVRNVGTYGALDWRPTDRRENYVKRCVGLPGQTLQIKDKIVYVDGKANKEPEKVEYTYFIKFKNIAVSDFIGERYDELRKDLEISDEDVQTLSLLKGYDLSQGKVLNKDILSYDGYMPLTKRAVAELKRQGLVQSIRPVTDRDLYSGPYYPLNGFTGWTRDNYGPIWIPAKGKSIKLTLENLPVYERCIKVYEGNDLQVKNGKIYINGKLSNSYTFKMDYYWMMGDNRHNSADSRFWGFVPEDHVVGKPIFIWWSSDPDRKGFRGIRWHRLFNWVDNIK; the protein is encoded by the coding sequence ATGATAGACAAAGAGAAAGTAGCCCTGAATCCTAAGAAGCAATGGGCAAAGTTTATTTGTGTTCTTGTTCTCTACCTCCTTTTCCTGTTCTGGGTAAAGAGTTGGTGGGGATTATTAGTCGTTCCATTTATCTATGACGTATATATCACAAAGAAGATTCGTTGGAAGTGGTGGGAGGACTCTGAGGGTCCTATCCGCTTCGTTATGGGATGGGTAGATGCACTGGTATTTGCATTGGTAGCAGTCTATTTCATCAATCTGTTCTTCTTCCAGAACTACGTTATCCCTTCTTCTTCCCTTGAGAAGTCACTCCTTACGGGCGATTACCTCTTTGTTTCGAAGGTAAGTTATGGTCCTCGTATTCCTGAGACACCATTGACAATGCCGCTGACACAGCACACTTTACCAATTATCAATACTAAGAGCTATATCTCTTGGCCACATTGGGACTATCGTCGTGTGAAGGGTTTGGGTAAGGTACAGCTCAATGATATCGTTGTATTCAACTTCCCTGCAGGTGATACTATCATGAGTGAGCCTGCTTATCAGGGCAATGACTACTACCATGATGTCTATACATTGGGTACGAACTTCCTCGCACAACAGAATCCTAATATCAATCTGTCGGCGATGAACACACTCCAACAGCGTGCTTTTTTTGATAAGGCATACGCTACGGGTAGAGCTTATATTGTGAGAAATGTAGGTACCTACGGAGCGTTGGATTGGCGTCCTACTGACCGTCGTGAGAACTATGTGAAGCGTTGTGTAGGTCTTCCTGGACAGACCTTGCAGATTAAGGACAAGATTGTTTATGTTGACGGAAAGGCAAATAAAGAGCCAGAGAAAGTCGAATATACCTATTTTATTAAGTTTAAAAACATCGCTGTTTCTGATTTCATAGGAGAACGTTACGACGAACTTCGTAAGGATTTAGAAATCAGTGATGAGGATGTACAGACGCTCAGTCTTCTGAAAGGATATGACTTGAGCCAAGGTAAAGTGCTTAATAAGGATATTCTGTCTTATGATGGTTATATGCCATTGACAAAACGAGCCGTTGCTGAGCTGAAGCGTCAGGGGCTTGTACAGTCTATCCGTCCGGTAACAGATAGAGATCTCTACTCTGGTCCGTATTATCCACTCAATGGTTTTACTGGCTGGACACGCGATAACTATGGTCCTATTTGGATTCCAGCAAAGGGTAAGTCGATTAAGTTGACATTAGAGAACCTCCCTGTTTATGAGCGTTGTATCAAGGTATATGAGGGCAACGACTTACAGGTTAAGAATGGAAAGATATATATCAACGGTAAACTATCTAATAGCTACACCTTTAAGATGGACTATTACTGGATGATGGGTGATAACCGTCATAACTCTGCTGACAGCCGTTTTTGGGGCTTTGTGCCAGAGGATCATGTCGTTGGTAAGCCAATCTTCATCTGGTGGTCAAGTGATCCAGACCGCAAGGGCTTTAGAGGAATCCGTTGGCACAGACTGTTTAACTGGGTGGATAATATAAAGTAG